The nucleotide window AAATGCATCTCCTGCACCGGTAGTGTCCTGACATTTAACCTTAAACGCATCCAAACAATAAAGTTCATCTCCATCAGTAACCGTACACCCATTTTGTCCCTGTTTAATTACCAATATTTCCAGTCCAAAATCAAGAAGAGCTTTCATTTTATCCTCCTCTTTTTCCTGGTGTGGCATCAGTATTTCCAGTTCTTTCTGGTTTAAAAGTAAAATATCAGTTCGCTCCAGTAACTTTTCCAGGGTTTTAATGCCTTTTTCTGCGTAGATCATACCCGGGTCCATGCTGACGGTTACACTTTCTGGAATTGATTCTAAAAACTCTTTTTGTACCTGAATTGATTTGCCTACAAATGAGGTGAGGTGAATGAGTCGAGTATTGGATATGTATTCCAGGTTGATCTCCTTTGATTTGATGTCATCATTTACTCCAGGATCAACGTATAATGCTCGTTGACCTTCAAGGTCCACGAATCCCTGGACAGTTCCACTGCGGCCTTTGGATTTTTTTATAACTCCCCCAGTATCAACACCTTCATTTTCAAGGTTTTCCAGGAGTAACTGTCCTGATCTGTCCCGGGCTACTTTGCCTAAAAAACCAGTTGAAAGTCCAAGTCTGGCCAGTCCTATAATGGTGTTGGCTGCGGAGCCCCCGCAGCTTTCATGAACGTTGGTAATATATGCTTCTTCATCTTCTCCAGCTATCTTATTAACCCGGTAGAGTTTGTCCAGGTTCAGTGCTCCGAATCCCACTGCATCCAGTATAATGGAAATAACATCACATCCAATTGTCAATTTTTTTCTATTTATATTTTATATTCTATTTGTTATGTTAATTTTTAAATAATCTTATTTTACTTAGTTTACTCTTATTTTAACCAAATTTTTAATTATATTTTTACGAGAATTTTTTAAGTTTTAAGGGAATAACTCCTTCAAATGGATCTGGTGGTCTCCAAGTTTACCATCATAATTACCAGCGGATATTCCTAGGACGTCCTCATAATCCAGCAGGACTTCCATCCCTTTTTTCATGGCATTTTTAACATTTTCAAGGCTTAGCCCGTTTAATACTATTTCTGGAATGTAATTAACACCCTCTGGTACCTGGGATTCGCCTCCCAATATGTTCTGCAGTGTGGGGCAGTAAGGATGGTTGGTGGTGGGTCCAATCCAGGGGTAGTTGGTTTCAGGCTTTGAAGCCGCAGAACAGATATCAAAAGGAGTGATCACCCATTCAATACTTTCAATTGCTTTCAGTGCAGCTCTACCGCCTTCCATGACTGCTTCTTTACTTTTAGAGTAGTACCAGAAGTTGGCACCCATAATTCCTTCCATGTACCCTAACTTGCGTTCAATGATAAAGTCAGGTATGGCTATGGGTACCACAATCATGTGCCTACCGTATATTTCTTCTTCCCACTCGTATCCATCACCACAGTGACCTACATATTTCATGGTGTCAATATAGCCTGAGGGTTTTATAGATGCATCAAATACAGATGTGAATGGTTTGACCAGGATGTCCTGCCTTATACGGTAGGATAATTCCACCTGAAACTTTTCAATGTCAGTGGTATTGTACCAGAACTGGAGTATTGCTCCTTTCCTATGGTCCGGAGTCTGGTCTTCATTTAACCATCCTTCAACTCCTCCTTCCACCCGGCCAATTACGGTTCCAGGGGTGCTGGTGGCATCGTATGCAGCTCTTTGGAGGGTCAGATCATCGTCGGCAGTGACAATAACCCTGCAGCAGATACCATTGAAGGCTTCGGCGTAGGTATCTTCAATTTTATCTATCCTTAATGGATATTTTTCTTTATTTCCAGGTAAATTTCCATTCCCTTTTTCAGTGGTCATTAACCCAGTCCTCCAATTGATTCTCCTCTAACCTCTTTACGGAAATTACAGCTATCTTCTTTGAGTTCTTCCAGATTATCTGCGGTGACTACTTCCAGCCGTGTGTTGGTTTCAGCCAGTTTAAATGCCAGTTGGGGGTTAACTGGATGGTCTTTCACTGCTTTTTCAGGATCTTTTTCAAATGAAGATGCAAATTCCAAAACCACATTGCTGTCATATCTATTGAACAGATCGGCAAGTATGGATGTTATTGTAGTATTATCTGAGATAACTGCAAGTGATGCATTATCCAGCGCGAATTCATTCCCATTAAATGATACTGCGATTCCCCCATTATCCCGAGCGTACTGGAGTGGTTCTACATCAGTTATACTATCCCCTACATACATAAGATCACTTGCCTGGTAGTCTTTTTGGGCCATAATATCCAGAACTGCTTCTTTTTTGGCTTCACCGCCCACCGGTTTGATTTCAGTTAAGAGTGAACCAATTTCCATACTTGGAATTTCTTCCCAGAAAATACGTTCCAAGTTATCGAATTCAGGATTCGAAATAATTGATAATCGGAATTCTTTCAGTTTATCATTATCTTCATCACTTAAGATGTGGTTGTCCAGATCCAGCTGGGTACAGTAGCACCGATTAAATGAAAAGTTGGTTAAATCACATAGTGACCTTATGTAATGCTCGTAACTGGTGCTGACAATGTATGCGGGCATGATAAATTGAAGCAATCCCAGGGTGGCTCTGGCGCCAGGTATCAGGAGAACATTTCGTGATGAAAACTCCATCATATTAAGATTAGTAGCACCATATGCTTTTAAAAATGGTAAAATTAGTTTTAAAGTGCTTCCTGAATTATAACCTGGTCTTTTTATTTCATCTACCAGAATATCATCGTAATGACTTAATATCTGGAAGAATTTTTCCCCATCTTCAATGAAATGACCTGCCAGTTCAAAGGCATTGTCATTAACTGTGATGGGTCCTTCACAATCAGAAACAAAGAATTTCTTACCTAACAATCTACATCCTCCTGTGGACGATTAAAATTGAATACATGGTTTTTAGATCATGTGAATGTTTAAAATATTCACATGTTTAAATTAGTTTATTAAAAGATATTTTATTAAAAGATAGGATAGGATCATTTTTAAAGATTAACTTTTTTAAGAGATTTTTTAATGATTGATTTATATTGGTCTTATGAGTTAGATTAGTCTATAAATTTTAATAAGTTAATTTTTTTATTTATGGAGTTTTATTTGTAGATTCACTTTAGGATAACCTATTTTAGGATTAACTTATTTCAGTTAACGTATTTAAGGATTAACAGGAGTTAACCTATTTTAAGATTTAACTTATTATTTAGGAATTAACCCCTAAAAAAATAAATGAAGTCTTCAAAAAATAAAGACAAAGATTTCTTTTAACTAATCTTCATCTGTATGATCCAGTTTAATGGCTCTGGTGGGGCAAATGGCCTGACATTCCCCACATAAAATACATTTATCATCATTAACTGTGACCTGATCATTATCCAGGGTCATGGCATCAACCGGGCATTTGTTGACACAGACTCCACACTTCTGACAGGCATTGTTGTCAATGAGAACTTCCCCTTTAGAGGGGCCTGTAATGTTACGCCTTTTAAATAGAACACGGCCATCTTCAACCTGGAAAGATTCTTCTTTAAGTGAAATAGAATTAAATGGGCAGGTTCCAACACACTTACCACAGTAAACGCAGTCTTCCCCAATATGTACTGGTGAAGGCATTTCCAATTCAATGCAATCCACTGGACACTCTTTTATACAGGCACTACAACCAATACAGGTATCTTCATCCACCATTATCTCCCGGTGGGGGTTGGTGGCATGTATTATCTCTTTAAGATCTTCAATTTCAAGATCTCCTCCAACCAGTGATTTGATTTCGTCAGTTACCAGATCAGTGACATCCTGGGTGAATTCATCTTCTTCATGGCTATAACTCACTTCACGGGTGACCTTGTTCAAGATGGAGTCTATTTTAACTGTTTCACGGGCTAATTTTTCACTTTCTTTTTCCATAAGCTCAGAAACAATTTCCATGGTTTTTATTTTCTGATACCCTTCATATGCCCTTTTACGGGAAGAATAACGTATTGCAGTTGATGGGCAGACATTCATACATTCTTCACATCGTGCACAGTAAGATGGGTTGATATAGGGCAGTTTATTCATTTTACCCACATTAATGGCACCTTTGGAAGGACATACACGGGTACAAGTCATACAGCCGATACATTTTTTCTGGTTTACCACAATGGCCTTTCCACCTACCACTGAGCGGGGCAGGATCTCCCCGTACTTAATGGCTTCAGTGGGACAAACTCGGGAACAGTAGCCACAGCGCACACATTTATCTTCATCAATTACACTGTGCGCTTCCTCTGTACCAGTAGAAACAAGGTGAATAGCACCCATTCGGCAGGCATCCACGCATGCTCCACACTGCCTGCAGAGTTTGGTGTTTATGTTGGGAACATTTTCTCTACGAGGTTCTGCGAGGGTTGTTTCCATATGTATGGCATCGTAGGGGCAGACATTTCTACACAGAACACATCCTAAACATTTATCATCAATTTCAATGTGCTTGTCCATGGGATCTTCACTCACTGCATCCACAGGACAGGCATTAATACAGGGCCTTTCAGTGCAGATGGTGCACTTATGATGATCAATGTTATATTCCACTTCCACGTCACGAAGTGGTTTGTAAATCTTTTTAGGTTTATCTGATTTTCCAGTTTCATCGCTTGCTGTGGGCATTTTTAATCAGCTCCTACAGGTAACGGTGCTGCTTTAATAGTGATGTGGATGATTCCTTCTTCCAGAGATGGGGGGTCCAGTAAAAACCTGGCTACAAAGAATCCTGCCACTCCAAATGGGCAGGTCTGGTAACAGGTACTGCAACGCAGACACTTATTGGTGTCCCGTTTAATCACATCTTCCTCTTTATCATAACGTATGGCACCTGATGGGCATTCATCAACACATAACTGGCATTTTTTACATTTTCCTTCATCCCAGGTCACAATACGCATATTCAATCGATCGGTAATTTTATGGAATGTATCCAGGATAAGGGCATCATTTTTTACTATGGATCGAGCACTTTCAACAAGCTCTTTGATGGGATAATCCATTTTATAAACTTCAGTATCTTTTAAATGGGTTATTTTGTCTCTTTGCCCATCAATGTATTCTTCTAAAGTGTTAACAATTAAATTGATGATCTTCTTCTGTTCCTGGACATTGGAGACATAAATACCTTTAACTGCACCCTTCACTGGACAGTTTTTCAGGCATTCTCCACAACTTATGCACACTGATTTATCAATGAGGATCTTATTGTTCTCTTCGTAAATGGCCCCGTAGACTGGGCAGGAATTCATACATTTTTTGCAGCGAATGCAGAGGTAATCATCGATTACGTACATTATTTCAGAAGGAAGGATGGTAAATTCTTCTCTGATGAGATGGTTTTCCCCGCAGGTAATTGTTTTAGGGTCAGTGGGACAGACTTCCGCACAAAATCCGCAGCGGATACACCCACGGTTGTTAATCACGGGATAAGTTTGCCCTTCCTCATCTGCAGTGTCCTCACTCCTCACGAGTTTAATGGCTTGAGGGGCAGGGCATGCTGCAGTGCATGCACCGCAGGCTATGCAGTTTTCTGGAAAGACCTGAGGGAAATCCCGGAAACGATCTGGTGCTTCCACAATCTCGGGGTTGGTCTTGGCTACTGCAAAATTTTCAGCCCAGGATTTTCGGGCGAACTCGTAAATATACCAGATTACCGATGACATGATTCATCAACTGTTTAAAGATTCATTATCTGTTATAAATTCATATTATCTATTATAAATTCATTTGATTTACTTAAATTATTATTTGAGATATTTAACAGTGTGAAGCCCATCAAACTCCTTCTTTTTTCCACTTTCATCTGTGATCACTACTCTTTCAGTGCAGGCAACACAGGGGTCTACACTGGCATAGGTGGCAACTGCGTCAGCCACTGTAGCCACGTCATTCAACATGTACCGGGCACACACGTCGATGTTCATAATGCTGGGGGTTCTAATTGAAATATTGTTTATGAGATTACCGTTGGTTTCAATCATGTAAGTGACTTCACCACGTGGAGCTTCATTCCTCCACTCCGCATATCCTGCGGGGATGTTAATCTTTTTACGCACATCTCCCTCGGGAATATTGTCAATCACCTGTTTGATGAGTTTAATAGACTCTCTAACTTCATCGAAACGGTTCATGTTTCGGGCATTGTTATCTCCCTCTTTTCTCCAGATAACTTTCCAGTCAAAGTGGTCCTGGTAAGTATGATGATCTTCCCTAAGGTCGTGTTTTAGGCCAGAAGCCCTTCCTATGGGTCCAACTGCACGACCAGTTATGGCATCATCACGGCTCATTTTACCCACATCTTTACACCTTAGACCTACAAGTGGCCCTTCTTCATACATTGACACGTATCTATCGTATTCTGATTCCAGTTTGGTGATGATCTCTTTTATCTGGTTGAGGTGGGTTTCCTTGGCATCCATTTTAACCCCACCAACTACATTCCAGCCCATATTAACCCGGTTACCGGTTAAAAGTTCTATGGCATCCATCACTGGTTCCCGTAGGTACAGCATGTACATGAACAGGGTTTCGTGTTCAACAGCTTTGAAGTAGGTTGAGTTGGCCAGAAGGTGGCTCTGGATCCGGTCCAGTTCATTGGTTAAAACCCGCAGGTACTGGGCCCGTAATGGTGCACGTTCTCCTGCTATCTTCTCAAAGGTTTCAGCAAAGGTCTGGGTGTGAATGTAGGAACAGATTCCACAAACCCTTTCAGAGAGAAATATTCCTTTTTGCCAAGTTTTACCTTCCATTACCTTTTCTATTCCTCTATGAACGTACCCGTAATCAATTTCGGCACTTATGACCTTTTCTCCCTTTGTTTTGAGTTTGAGGCGGACTGGTTCTTTAAGTGCGGGGTGTATGGGTCCAATTGGAAGTATCATTGTTTTTGCCTCCCTTTTGCTGCTATGGCATCAGGGCCCACTGCCAAGATGGCAGCTAAAATTTCAGATGGTCGGGGTGGACATCCAGGTATTTCAGCGTCCACTGGTATGAAATCGGATACTGGGGCGTATATTTTGCATCCTTCCTGATTGAAAACATCCCCTGTTAGGGGGCAGTTTCCTATGGCCACCACTATCTTGGGTTCTGGGGCTTTAGCATAAATTCTTTGCAGGTTCTTTTTCCACTGTTCTGACATGGCCCCGGTTACCAGTATTACATCGGCTTCCCTGGGATTGTTGTGGACGTAGATACCGTACTGTTCTAAATCGTAGCGGGGTGACAAGAGTGCCACCACTTCGATGTCACAGCCGTTACATCCTCCAGTGTTAATAAGGCATACGTGAATTGAACTTTTCCTTACAACATCTTTAAGGGCATCTAACATTGATTTACCTCGACTTATCTCATTAGATATTCCAGTAAATCTTTCCTACCGTCTTCTAAGGCTTCCTGGTAAGATTTACCTTCAGTTAATATTTCAGCAGCAATTTTATTTTTAATTTCTTCAGTTTCTTCTTTAGTTAATATGTTCATTGCATCTGATAACCAGCATAATCTTAAATCAGCGTGCAGTTTTTCTTTTATACAGTGATGTTTTGATGATTCATAACGCGGGTGCAATGCCTCTAAACTGGCCATATCCAACCTTCTGACTAATATTTCTTCCAGTTCATCTTCTGAAATTCCCAGTTCCTTGGATATGGGTTCAACTATGTCCAGTTTCCAGCGATAACTTTCAATAATTCGCATCTTCATGATACGCAGCACATCATCTTCATCCAAACTGGATATATCTCCAGTTTTCCCTGTATCCTCTTCGTTCAAAGGATCACCGTCCTCATAATCCAGATGATTCCAGCAAATATTATGCCTATAAAGGTCTCGTTACGACCATAACCTGGTCTCATTCCCAGCACCATTGCCAGGAGGAACACACCAATGGTTATAGTTATGTATTCAGGTATGAACGTTATTAGAACACTGTTAAGGGTTAATGTCCAGCCGATTATAGCCAGTATCACGGCCAGGGCATCAAGCTTTCCAATGGCATAGGGTGCTTTGTATTTCCGGTAACTTGCCACCAGTCCCACTATGGATCCCAGTACAAAGGAAAGTATGTAAAGTAGGTAAATTGTTTCATTCATTTAATCACCATTTAAACGGGGCGGTAAAGGTATATAAATGCGGCTATGAACACCAGGAGAGTTAGGATCATGGCCCATTTCTCAGCATTCTCTGAGAAGTGAATGGCTCCCTTTCGATTAAGGAAATAGGTGAGAATCATTAAGAGAAAAACTGCAATGGTGAGTGGTAAAACCACAATCCACTGTATAAATGTAGCCAATGCACTGGCTAAAACAGCACCAAAGGCCGCCAGGGTCATGAGGAACAGTGTGTCTTTTTCTTGCATTTCCATTTTTTGTTCTCCTATCCAATGTAGTAGAAATGTTTTTCTATTTAGTATAATGTCCTATTAGTATTATAATCTTTTTTCAAGTACTATAATCTCTTCTCAGTATAGTAAAAGCTCTCTTAGTATAGTAGCAGCGCAAAGGAACCTATGATTCCAATTATTGCAAAGCTAACTTGCATCATTATGGAATGGTTGGGGTTTAAGATAGGGGTAGTGGCATTTATGAGGGCCACAATTGCAGACATGAGAACCATGCCCACCAGATACCACAGTGGACTTAATCCGCCAATGAAAACTGTTAAGAACACCCATAAAAGCATGTACCATGCTATTGACTCGGACATCATCAGATAACCACGGAGTAGTCCGAAGTGCTCTGTTTCGTATCCTGAAATGATATCTTTACCCTTGGTTATGGCGAAGGGAGAGTAAGGTGCTTTGGAAAGTATTAACACGAAGAACATGGCCGCGGCCAATGGTATGCTGTATATGAGGGGGCCGCTGGCGGCCTGGAAACTGACGATGTTACTCAGGGTCATGGTTCCTGTTTTAAAGTAGATTATGATTAGAACTGCAAACAGTGGTACCTCGGCTGCTGCTGAGAAAACTGCCCTGACACAGCTTAGTTTACCATAGGGAGACCCTGAAGAGGATCCTGCATTGTGTTCCACGATCTTGTGGATGGCATAGATGGCAAATATTAGTAAAAGTGATCCTCCCGTAACTGGACCCACTATAACTGCTGCCACCCATATAACACATAACATGGCTGTTATGGCTATATAGAACGGCATTGCCGCTGTTTGTGGGAATGATGATTCTTTAATGAAGAATTTTAAGGTGTGTAAGAGGTGCTGGATAATGGGTGGTCCTGGCCTCATCTGTATCCTGGCCATTATCTTCCTCTGCAGTCCGAAAAGGACACTTCCCACCAGAAATGCGATGAGAACGTTTAACAGAATGTTTGCCATTAAGTTCAATATGATCACCGATTAGTTATTCCTAATTTTTATTACCGGTTATGCGGCTATTTATGTCCTATAAATGGGCATATATGGTTTAATTTGTTATGAAGGGGTTAATATCCTATAAATGGTTCCCTGGTCTTGTCATCTTCATCATCCTTTGGACCCCTGGCCATTACTATCAATCCAAAGGAGAGTATTCCTGCAGGTATGAATATAATGGAAATTCCATAAACCACCCAGCTGGGTGGATTGAACAGGAGTGCATAGACTATTCCTGCCACCGAGATTATAAATATTAAAGAACTTGTTACCTTCAGTTTGTCCATTATTTCACCAGTTATATTTTTTCAGATGATTTTAACCTCATATTAATTATATTTTTGAATATATCACTTTTAAAATGGTTTGTTAATGATTAAAAGTATTTCAATTACTCGAACAATTACCAGTAATGAGCTTAAGTGAATTATTAGCAAAAATGGGGAACCTGGAGTACGGAACATCTCTGCTTTGGTAGCATAAAATGGTGCCACACCAGTTTCACCAGCCACTCCCAGGAATAGTAAGATAGAACCAAAGGCCATCATGGCGGTGGTGGGTATGTTCACAATTTCCAGTAAACTAATGGTTCCGGTTGCTGCCAGGATCAATGCTGCTCCCCCAAAGAGGGGTAAAGTGGCAATCATGGCCACCAGACCGTACTGAAATGCAGCATCTAAGACGTCCACCTGTTTTACAGCGGCTACTATCCCAATGTTAACGATACCTATCAAACAGACAAATAAGGTGAAATCAAATACGTCTCCAGTGATCATTGCACCGGCAGTGGCCAGTCCACATATTATAGCCAGGAATCTACGAATTTTGAATTCTTTTTTATCAACAGTCACTCCCTTATCTTTAAGGGTTCCGAATTCCGCTTCAACCTGGGTTTCAGTTTTGCTGATGGCAATGAGAGTAGTGAAGGCCAGTGCACCGGCGAACATGAACAGATTGAGGGGAGCCATGTAAAGGACAATGTCTCCCAGTGGGATGTATCCCAGTAATTGTTGGCCCAGTATAATGATATTCATTTTAGTTATCTCCTACTACTCTTTTTTGAATTCTTCACGGCCCATAACTCCTATCAGGCCCATTTTAAATGTTACTTTGATAAAGACACCGAATGCTGCCAGGAACAATGCCAGAAGCCAGAACTGAGGGAATACAAAGAATATCACAAATCCTACCAGCCACAGACACCATGCGATACCTGAAACTCCGGCAACACCTTCCCATATATCTGCAGGAACTCCTCTCATTCTTCGGGAGAGTGCATAAATTAATATACCTCCACCAGCAACTGCTCCTCCAGTGAATCCACTTAGAAAAGCACCGTATGCGATTAATATAATTGCCAGGAAGGTAGGAGCAGTGGTTAAAATTTCCATGTCCATTTTCATGGGTAATGGGATAATATCAACATTTTTGCCCTGTTTTCTTATTTCTCTGCTCATTAAAATTTCAGAGATAGCCAGGATCTCGGCCAGATCAACCACCAGTCCAGGTAATATTAATGATTCAGCCAGGTCAGTTCCCACCGCTGCCACCATGATCAGCATTCCTATTCCCACTATATCTGTGAGAATCAAAGCGCTTAAATCGTTTTTCTGGTATGATATGGCTAAAAGGCCTATCAATCCCACTAATAATCCCGTGAATATTGCTGGAATGTAAAGTGATACCACAATGGGGGACACAACGCTTGGAACCAGTACAGATGCGCTCATTCATCTTCCCTCCTTTTCATGGTGAAATTGAGTGCCACCCACGACGCAATTACAAAGGCCATCATGAGTATGCTGGACTCCAGTACTGTGTCGAATCCTCGTGAATAGTATAATATTTCATCTATTAATCCTCCAGGGGATGAATAGATTGATGTACCAAAGTAGAGTGTGGTGTTACTTACTGATATGGAAATAGGAGATAAATAACCAGTCACCATTCCAGATTTTGCTGAGAACTGGGGGTACTGTGATTTCACAATTCCAGGTTCTGTTAATGGTGATCCTCCCCGATCATAAGGTGCAAATGGGTCATGTTCATCTATCTGTAATTGTGGTGCTGGTCTGGGGTATAATTGGTTATCGTTAAGTCCCATGGGTACCAGAAAACCGGCCAGTAATAAAACTCCCAGTATCACAGAGAATAATCGTGGGATCCTCTTGGGATTGGCCAGTGCATTCCACAATCGACCTATACTAATCATAATTTAGCCCCCACTTCTTCCAACCTCACAATAGCCCTCAAAAGGATCATGGTAATTATGGTACTTGCTGCAATGTAGGTTAAAAGGGCAATTGTGTGGTTATAGGTTAAAAATATGAGTGAAACACCAACTGCGGCAATTTCTGTATTCAAGGTTCGTACAAGGGGGTCTTTGACTCCTGGGCCTATGGCAGCAGCAACACCTCCGAGGATGGTGAGTGCCACACCAGTATAGAACCATATGTAAATATCAAGCAAGGTTCCCTTCCTCCTGGGATTCTCGATTTTTCTTTCTTACTTCATTTAATTTGATGATTCCAATCAATAATATGACAGTGGTGATTGGGTCGAAGATGGCTGCGGCCATGGCCACGTCCAGGTACTTGGCAGCTACGATCATTCCGATAAACCCACCCTGAAGAAGCACGAACATGATCACTTTATCCAGTGGTTTTGCAAGGACTATGATCCCGGCAGTACCAATTAAGGTGAGTGCTGCCGATACAGTGGTTAAGTTTATAAAGTCAAGGTACATTTTATTTCA belongs to uncultured Methanobacterium sp. and includes:
- a CDS encoding EhaG family protein yields the protein MSASVLVPSVVSPIVVSLYIPAIFTGLLVGLIGLLAISYQKNDLSALILTDIVGIGMLIMVAAVGTDLAESLILPGLVVDLAEILAISEILMSREIRKQGKNVDIIPLPMKMDMEILTTAPTFLAIILIAYGAFLSGFTGGAVAGGGILIYALSRRMRGVPADIWEGVAGVSGIAWCLWLVGFVIFFVFPQFWLLALFLAAFGVFIKVTFKMGLIGVMGREEFKKE
- a CDS encoding EhaF family protein, with the translated sequence MISIGRLWNALANPKRIPRLFSVILGVLLLAGFLVPMGLNDNQLYPRPAPQLQIDEHDPFAPYDRGGSPLTEPGIVKSQYPQFSAKSGMVTGYLSPISISVSNTTLYFGTSIYSSPGGLIDEILYYSRGFDTVLESSILMMAFVIASWVALNFTMKRREDE
- a CDS encoding EhaE family protein; this translates as MLDIYIWFYTGVALTILGGVAAAIGPGVKDPLVRTLNTEIAAVGVSLIFLTYNHTIALLTYIAASTIITMILLRAIVRLEEVGAKL
- a CDS encoding DUF2108 domain-containing protein; this encodes MYLDFINLTTVSAALTLIGTAGIIVLAKPLDKVIMFVLLQGGFIGMIVAAKYLDVAMAAAIFDPITTVILLIGIIKLNEVRKKNRESQEEGNLA